In Actinomycetes bacterium, one DNA window encodes the following:
- the nuoK gene encoding NADH-quinone oxidoreductase subunit NuoK, whose product MNPMNYVFLSALLFSIGASGVLLRRNAIVVFMCVELMLNATNLAFVTFARMQGNLDGQVIAFFVMVVAAAEVVVGLAIIVTIFRTRRSASVDGANLLKY is encoded by the coding sequence ATGAACCCGATGAACTACGTCTTCCTGTCGGCGCTGCTGTTCTCGATCGGCGCGTCCGGCGTGCTCCTGCGCCGCAACGCGATCGTCGTGTTCATGTGCGTCGAGCTGATGCTCAACGCGACCAACCTGGCCTTCGTGACCTTCGCCCGCATGCAGGGCAACCTGGACGGCCAGGTGATCGCGTTCTTCGTCATGGTCGTCGCGGCCGCCGAGGTCGTCGTCGGCCTGGCGATCATCGTCACGATCTTCCGCACCCGTCGCTCGGCCTCGGTCGACGGCGCCAACCTGCTCAAGTACTAG